Within the bacterium genome, the region TAATCTGTTCCATTTACTGTAAAGCTTACTACATCATTTTCTGCAAACTCTCCTGTTACGATTCCACTTACTGCAATTGTTTTGTTACCTGATATTTCTGTTGCTGTTACAATATCATTCTCTGTAATATTATTTACTGTAACACTTCCTTTACCTTCTAAGTCTACTGAGTAATTTTTATCTTCTTGTCCTAGTACAATTGTTTTATTATCAGAATCTGTTCTTAATACTTCTACATGTACTTTATCATCTTTTGCTAAGTTTGTTCCTGCAACTTCTACTGACCACTTACCATTTTCATCTAATGTTGTTTTATAAACTACTCCATTTACTGTAACTTTTACATCATCTCCTGAAGTATAATCACCAGTTACAACTCCGCTTACTGTTATCTCTTCACCTTCTTCTTTTGCATTAAGAATATCATCTTCTGCAATCTTATTAATAGTAATATCTATATTTCCATCGATGACATCTACTATATGTGTTGATACTACTGTTTTTTCAATTGGGTTTCCAGCATCATCTGTACCTGTTGCTGTTATTACAAACTCTGTC harbors:
- a CDS encoding Ig-like domain-containing protein, translated to TVNNITENDIVTATEISGNKTIAVSGIVTGEFAENDVVSFTVNGTDYSAVVDAERNWSVEVVGSDLAAQTEFVITATGTDDAGNPIEKTVVSTHIVDVIDGNIDITINKIAEDDILNAKEEGEEITVSGVVTGDYTSGDDVKVTVNGVVYKTTLDENGKWSVEVAGTNLAKDDKVHVEVLRTDSDNKTIVLGQEDKNYSVDLEGKGSVTVNNITENDIVTATEISGNKTIAVSGIVTGEFAENDVVSFTVNGTD